One window from the genome of Myxocyprinus asiaticus isolate MX2 ecotype Aquarium Trade chromosome 30, UBuf_Myxa_2, whole genome shotgun sequence encodes:
- the LOC127421562 gene encoding uncharacterized protein LOC127421562 isoform X5, protein MNVKCQIANEAESTMKTDMNERNTRSQNKRSTNTRTKPENSFKSYENPPPGLINVCHTDHFCRKRTTSQRTVYLMITVMRMPGTSWLMSPPKDCGCLWAKRRMRIQCTISSEKINAVKKRQGSNN, encoded by the exons atgaatgtaaaatgtcagatcGCAAACGAAGCCGAGAGCACCATGAAGACAGACATGAACGAAAGAAACACAAGAAGTCAAAACAAGAGGTCGACAAATACAAGAACCAAACCAGAAAACTCATTCAAGAG CTATGAAAATCCTCCTCCTGGACTCATAAATGTTTGCCatact GACCACTTTTGTAGGAAGAGGACAACAAGCCAGAGGACTGTATACCTGATGATCACGGTAATGAGGATGCCAGGAACTTCTTGGCTCATGAGCCCACCAAAGGACTGTGGATGCCTCTGGGCAAAGAG GCGTATGAGGATCCAATGTACGATATCATCCGAGAAAATAAATGCAGTGAAAAAGAGAC